A window from Apteryx mantelli isolate bAptMan1 chromosome 27, bAptMan1.hap1, whole genome shotgun sequence encodes these proteins:
- the SLC30A2 gene encoding proton-coupled zinc antiporter SLC30A2 isoform X2: MEAGEEKRHLLNEAAGGSYLGASQKTGHNSAHGRAPDAGAVELGPRGSRHCHAPRAAGSRGDKQRARRKLYVAAAICLVFMAGEAVGGYLARSLAILTDAAHLLTDFASVMISLFALWVSSRPATKTMSFGWHRAEILGALLSVLSIWVVTGVLVYLAAQRLLSGDYDIEGEAMLVTSACAVAVNVVMGLALHQTGHGHSHGGEQPNASVRAAFVHVVGDLLQSVGVLVASYVIFFKPEYKYVDPICTFLFSVLVLGTTLSILRDVLLVLMEGTPKGMDFNAVRETLLAVRGVKALHSLHVWALTVARPLLSVHIAINEDASAQEVLEEASARLQGAFGFHTTTIQIESYSEDMRDCRECQTPRD; this comes from the exons GTCCTACCTGGGGGCGTCGCAAAAGACCGGGCACAACTCGGCGCACGGCCGGGCGCCCGACGCCGGCGCCGTGGAGCTgggcccccggggcagccggcacTGCCAcgcgccgcgggccgcgggcaGCCGCGGCGACAAGCAGCGGGCCCGGAGGAAGCTCTACGTGGCCGCCGCCATCTGCCTCGTCTTCATGGCGGGGGAGGCCGTGG GCGGCTACCTGGCGCGCAGCCTGGCCATCCTGACGGACGCCGCTCACCTCCTGACGGACTTCGCCAGCGTCATGATCAGCCTCTTCGCCCTCTGGGTGTCCTCGCGCCCCGCTACCAAAACCATGAGCTTCGGCTGGCACCGGGCAG agatcctgggggccctgctgtcCGTGCTGTCCATCTGGGTGGTGACGGGCGTCCTGGTGTACCTGGCGGCCCAGCGCCTGCTCTCGGGCGACTACGACATCGAGGGCGAAGCCATGCTGGTCACCTCGGCCTGCGCCGTGGCCGTCAACGTGGT GATGGGGCTGGCCCTGCACCAGACGGGCCACGGGCACAGCCACGGGGGCGAGCAGCCCAATGCCAGCGTGCGCGCCGCCTTCGTCCACGTCGTCGGGGACCTGCTGCAGAGCGTCGGCGTCCTCGTCGCCTCCTACGTCATCTTCTtcaag CCCGAGTACAAATACGTGGATCCCATCTGCACCTTCCTCTTCTccgtgctggtgctggggacGACGCTGAGCATCCTGCGCGACGTGCTGCTCGTGCTGATGGAGG GCACCCCCAAGGGGATGGACTTCAACGCGGTGCGGGAGACGCTGCTGGCGGTGCGGGGCGTGAAGGCGCTGCACAGCCTGCACGTCTGGGCGCTGACCGTGGCGCGGCCGCTGCTCTCGGTCCACATCGCCATCA ACGAGGACGCCAGCGCCCAGGAGGTGCTGGAGGAAGCCAGCGCCCGGCTGCAGGGCGCCTTCGGCTTCCACACCACCACCATCCAGATCGAGAGCTACTCCGAGGACATGCGCGACTGCCGGGAATGCCAGACCCCCCGCGACTGA
- the PAFAH2 gene encoding platelet-activating factor acetylhydrolase 2, cytoplasmic isoform X2 — translation MGGATSLALPRAGGPHAVGCADVMVGRTRQGLFFRLFYPCRPREGAERPLWIPRYEYCGGLADFTNRSRRWCAPLLSAAFGTCRVPVSWNGPFKPGSARYPLIIFSHGLGAFRDHSASATYFCPAEAGEAAATAEEWIPYQRVPPGQKEFHFRNKQVHQRADECVRGLQLFEDISRGKSIPNILHGDFDLSVLQDSIDLTKVAVMGHSFGGATAVLATVKEPRFRCAVALDAWMFPLEHALYPEVSKPVLFINTEKFQTPESVARMKRLSSRNSQTKIITILGSVHQSPTDFTFLTGKFINRIFSTRGALNPYKGLDITSRAALAFLQRHLDLNEEFNQWDELLEGIGDSVVAEAPFCRSSL, via the exons ATGGGGGGCGCGACGTCGCTGGCGCTGCCGCGGGCCGGGGGCCCTCACGCCGTGGGCTGCGCGGACGTGATGGTGGGCCGCACGCGGCAG GGCCTTTTCTTCCGCCTCTTCTACCCCTGCCGGCCCCGCGAAGGGGCCGAGCGGCCGCTCTGGATCCCGCGCTACGAGTACTGCGGCGGGCTGGCCGACTTCACCAACCGCAGCCGGCGGTGGTGCGCGCCCCTGCTCAGCGCCGCCTTCG GCACTTGCAGAGTCCCGGTGAGCTGGAACGGGCCTTTCAAACCCGGCAGCGCCAGGTACCCGCTGATCATCTTCTCCCACGGCCTGGGAGCGTTTCG GGACCACTCTGCCTCCGCGACATATTTCTGCCCGGCAGAGGCCGGCGAGGCCGCGGCCACCGCGGAGGAGTGGATCCCCTACCAACGGGTCCCCCCCGGACAGAAGGAATTTCACTTCCGGAACAAGCAG GTTCATCAGAGAGCAGACGAGTGCGTGCGAGGGCTCCAGCTCTTCGAGGACATCAGCCGCGGTAAATCCATCCCGAACATCCTTCACGGGGACTTCGACCTGTCTGTGCTGCAG GACAGCATCGATTTGACCAAAGTCGCCGTCATGGGCCATTCCTTCGGCGGAGCGACGGCAGTGCTGGCCACGGTGAAGGAGCCCCGCTTCAG GTGCGCGGTTGCTCTCGACGCCTGGATGTTCCCCTTGGAGCACGCGCTGTACCCGGAGGTGAGCAAGCCCGTGCTCTTCATCAACACCGAGAAGTTCCAGACGCCAGAAAGCGTAGCCAGAATGAAGAGGCTGAGCTCCAGAAACAGCCAGACGAAGATAATAACCATCCT GGGATCCGTGCACCAGAGCCCGACCGACTTCACCTTTCTGACCGGGAAGTTCATCAACCGCATCTTCAGCACGAGGGGCGCCCTCAACCCGTACAAGGGCCTGGACATCACCAGCCGGGCGGCTCTGGCCTTCCTGCAAAGGCATCTCG ACCTGAACGAGGAGTTCAATCAGTGGGACGAACTCCTCGAAGGCATCGGCGACTCGGTCGTTGCAGAAGCGCCCTTCTGCCGCTCCAGCCTCTAG
- the EXTL1 gene encoding exostosin-like 1 isoform X2, producing MQTRKKYIFLTFLASWLLLFFFGGDQLRRFAFFSSKKAETLRNWPRWADRSLLKSFADAEELEGDGDPPLQSPKARRAARLSVYKKSRCRMETCFDFSRCEKHGFKVFVYPWEKGDPMSDAYLKILTSIEKSRYYTPNPEEACLFVLNIDTLDRDHLSAQYVRNINEKIRGFPLWNDGRNHLIFNLYSGTWPNYTEDLGFDIGQAILAKASFYTESFRPGFDVSIPLFSKDHPQKGGERGWLYQSSVPPKKKYLLVFKGKRYLTGIGSSTRNALHHIHNGKDIISLTTCKHGKDWEKHKDARCDKDNVDYEKFDYQELLRNSTFCIIPRGRRLGSFRFLEALQAACVPVLLSDGWELPFSEAIDWGKAAVVGSERLLLQIPSAVRCIRPERVLAFQQQTQFLWDAYFSSVDKIVHTTLEIIKDRLLPHRSRARFFWNALPGGLLALPDFSTRGGDFPFYYLRQGSSPSDKFTALIRAVSPVLSLSQPVLRLIQAVSGSQYCAQILVLWSCEKPPPPRGKWPQTAVPLTVIHGRTKLSDRFFPYAAIQTDAVLSLDEHSSLSTSEVDFAFVVWRSFPERIVGFPVRSHSWDAGQQRWGFASEWTNEFSIVLTAAAFYHRYYHSLFTDYLPAGLRDLVDRLAACEDVLMNFLVAAVTKLPPIKVTQRKQHKEPGDQQDTAASAGARRFSQRQDCLNQLVDWFGYMPLVSSQLRLDPVLFKDQVSILRKKYRHLEKP from the exons ATGCAGACCAGgaagaaatacattttcctgACTTTCCTTGCCTCTtggcttctgcttttcttcttcggAGGGGACCAGCTGCGACGCTTCGCCTTCTTTTCCAGCAAGAAAGCCGAGACGCTGAGGAACTGGCCCCGCTGGGCAGATCGGTCCCTCCTCAAAAGCTTTGCAGATGCCGAGGAACTTGAGGGCGATGGAGACCCCCCGCTGCAATCGCCCAAagcccggcgggcggcgcggctcaGCGTCTACAAGAAGAGCAGGTGCCGCATGGAAACCTGCTTCGACTTTTCCAGGTGCGAGAAACACGGCTTCAAAGTCTTCGTCTACCCCTGGGAAAAGGGTGACCCCATGTCGGATGCTTACCTCAAAATCCTCACGTCCATCGAGAAGTCTCGCTACTACACCCCCAACCCCGAAGAAGCTTGCCTCTTCGTCCTCAACATCGACACGCTGGACCGCGACCACCTCTCTGCCCAGTACGTCCGCAACATCAACGAGAAAATCCGAGGCTTTCCTCTCTGGAACGATGGACGTAACCATCTGATATTCAACCTTTACTCGGGCACCTGGCCAAATTACACAGAGGACCTGGGCTTTGACATCGGGCAGGCAATCCTGGCCAAAGCCAGTTTCTACACGGAGAGCTTCAGGCCCGGCTTTGACGTCTCCATCCCTCTCTTCTCGAAGGATCACCCGCAGAAAGGGGGCGAGCGAGGCTGGCTGTACCAGAGCTCGGTGCCTCCAAAGAAAAAATACCTGTTGGTCTTCAAAGGGAAGAGGTATCTCACGGGCATTGGCTCCAGCACCAGGAACGCTTTGCACCACATTCACAACGGCAAGGACATCATCTCGCTCACCACGTGCAAGCACGGCAAAGACTGGGAGAAGCACAAGGACGCGCGCTGCGACAAGGATAACGTCGACTACGAAAA GTTCGACTACCAGGAGCTGCTGCGCAACTCCACTTTCTGCATCATCCCCCGGGGCCGGCGCTTGGGATCCTTCCGCTTCCTGGAGGCGCTGCAG GCCGCCTGCGTGCCCGTGCTGCTGAGCGACGGCTGGGAGCTGCCCTTCTCCGAGGCCATCGACTGGGGCAAAGCCGCCGTCGTGGGCAGCGAGAGGCTGCTCCTGCAG ATCCCCTCCGCCGTGCGCTGCATCCGCCCGGAGCGCGTCCTGGCCTTCCAGCAGCAGACCCAGTTCCTCTGGGACGCGTACTTCTCCTCCGTCGACAAGATCGTGCACACCACGCTGGAG ATCATCAAGGACCGGCTCCTCCCGCACCGCTCTCGCGCCCGGTTTTTCTGGAACGCGCTGCCCGGGGGGCTCCTGGCGCTGCCCGACTTCTCCACGCGCGGCGGCGACTTCCCCTTCTACTACCTGCGGCAGG GCTCCAGCCCTTCCGACAAGTTCACGGCTCTCATCCGGGCCGTCTCCCCCGTGCTCTCCCTCTCCCAGCCCGTCCTCAGGCTCATTCAGGCCGTCTCCGGATCCCAGTACTGCGCCCAG ATCCTGGTGCTGTGGAGCTGCGagaagccgccgccgccccgtggGAAATGGCCCCAGACCGCAGTGCCTTTGACTGTCATCCACGGCAGGACGAAA CTCAGCGACCGCTTCTTCCCCTACGCGGCCATCCAGACGGACGCGGTGCTGAGCCTGGATGAGCACAGCAGCCTCTCGACCAGCGAG GTCGACTTTGCCTTCGTGGTGTGGCGCAGCTTCCCCGAGCGCATCGTGGGCTTCCCCGTGCGGAGCCACTCCTGGGACGCCGGGCAGCAGCGCTGGGGCTTCGCCTCCGAGTGGACCAACGAGTTCTCCATCGTCCTCACCGCCGCCGCCTTCTACCACAG GTATTATCACAGCCTCTTCACCGACTACCTGCCGGCGGGGCTGCGGGACCTCGTGGACCGCCTGGCCGCCTGCGAGGACGTTCTCATGAACTTCCTGGTGGCCGCCGTCACCAAGCTGCCGCCCATCAAGGTGACCCAGCGGAAGCAGCACAAGGAGCCCGGGGACCAGCAG GACACGGCCGCCTCCGCCGGCGCCCGGCGCTTCTCCCAGCGGCAGGACTGCCTCAACCAGCTGGTGGACTGGTTCGGGTACATGCCCCTGGTGTCCTCCCAGCTCCGCCTCGACCCCGTGCTCTTCAAGGACCAAGTTTCCATCCTGCGCAAGAAATACCGGCACTTGGAGAAGCCCTAG
- the PAFAH2 gene encoding platelet-activating factor acetylhydrolase 2, cytoplasmic isoform X1, producing MGGATSLALPRAGGPHAVGCADVMVGRTRQGLFFRLFYPCRPREGAERPLWIPRYEYCGGLADFTNRSRRWCAPLLSAAFGTCRVPVSWNGPFKPGSARYPLIIFSHGLGAFRTVYSAVCTELASRGFVVAALEHRDHSASATYFCPAEAGEAAATAEEWIPYQRVPPGQKEFHFRNKQVHQRADECVRGLQLFEDISRGKSIPNILHGDFDLSVLQDSIDLTKVAVMGHSFGGATAVLATVKEPRFRCAVALDAWMFPLEHALYPEVSKPVLFINTEKFQTPESVARMKRLSSRNSQTKIITILGSVHQSPTDFTFLTGKFINRIFSTRGALNPYKGLDITSRAALAFLQRHLDLNEEFNQWDELLEGIGDSVVAEAPFCRSSL from the exons ATGGGGGGCGCGACGTCGCTGGCGCTGCCGCGGGCCGGGGGCCCTCACGCCGTGGGCTGCGCGGACGTGATGGTGGGCCGCACGCGGCAG GGCCTTTTCTTCCGCCTCTTCTACCCCTGCCGGCCCCGCGAAGGGGCCGAGCGGCCGCTCTGGATCCCGCGCTACGAGTACTGCGGCGGGCTGGCCGACTTCACCAACCGCAGCCGGCGGTGGTGCGCGCCCCTGCTCAGCGCCGCCTTCG GCACTTGCAGAGTCCCGGTGAGCTGGAACGGGCCTTTCAAACCCGGCAGCGCCAGGTACCCGCTGATCATCTTCTCCCACGGCCTGGGAGCGTTTCG GACCGTGTACTCGGCCGTCTGCACGGAGCTGGCATCCCGGGGCTTCGTGGTGGCGGCGCTGGAGCACAG GGACCACTCTGCCTCCGCGACATATTTCTGCCCGGCAGAGGCCGGCGAGGCCGCGGCCACCGCGGAGGAGTGGATCCCCTACCAACGGGTCCCCCCCGGACAGAAGGAATTTCACTTCCGGAACAAGCAG GTTCATCAGAGAGCAGACGAGTGCGTGCGAGGGCTCCAGCTCTTCGAGGACATCAGCCGCGGTAAATCCATCCCGAACATCCTTCACGGGGACTTCGACCTGTCTGTGCTGCAG GACAGCATCGATTTGACCAAAGTCGCCGTCATGGGCCATTCCTTCGGCGGAGCGACGGCAGTGCTGGCCACGGTGAAGGAGCCCCGCTTCAG GTGCGCGGTTGCTCTCGACGCCTGGATGTTCCCCTTGGAGCACGCGCTGTACCCGGAGGTGAGCAAGCCCGTGCTCTTCATCAACACCGAGAAGTTCCAGACGCCAGAAAGCGTAGCCAGAATGAAGAGGCTGAGCTCCAGAAACAGCCAGACGAAGATAATAACCATCCT GGGATCCGTGCACCAGAGCCCGACCGACTTCACCTTTCTGACCGGGAAGTTCATCAACCGCATCTTCAGCACGAGGGGCGCCCTCAACCCGTACAAGGGCCTGGACATCACCAGCCGGGCGGCTCTGGCCTTCCTGCAAAGGCATCTCG ACCTGAACGAGGAGTTCAATCAGTGGGACGAACTCCTCGAAGGCATCGGCGACTCGGTCGTTGCAGAAGCGCCCTTCTGCCGCTCCAGCCTCTAG
- the SLC30A2 gene encoding proton-coupled zinc antiporter SLC30A2 isoform X1: MEAGEEKRHLLNEAAGGSYLGASQKTGHNSAHGRAPDAGAVELGPRGSRHCHAPRAAGSRGDKQRARRKLYVAAAICLVFMAGEAVGGYLARSLAILTDAAHLLTDFASVMISLFALWVSSRPATKTMSFGWHRAEILGALLSVLSIWVVTGVLVYLAAQRLLSGDYDIEGEAMLVTSACAVAVNVVMGLALHQTGHGHSHGGEQPNASVRAAFVHVVGDLLQSVGVLVASYVIFFKPEYKYVDPICTFLFSVLVLGTTLSILRDVLLVLMEDEDASAQEVLEEASARLQGAFGFHTTTIQIESYSEDMRDCRECQTPRD, from the exons GTCCTACCTGGGGGCGTCGCAAAAGACCGGGCACAACTCGGCGCACGGCCGGGCGCCCGACGCCGGCGCCGTGGAGCTgggcccccggggcagccggcacTGCCAcgcgccgcgggccgcgggcaGCCGCGGCGACAAGCAGCGGGCCCGGAGGAAGCTCTACGTGGCCGCCGCCATCTGCCTCGTCTTCATGGCGGGGGAGGCCGTGG GCGGCTACCTGGCGCGCAGCCTGGCCATCCTGACGGACGCCGCTCACCTCCTGACGGACTTCGCCAGCGTCATGATCAGCCTCTTCGCCCTCTGGGTGTCCTCGCGCCCCGCTACCAAAACCATGAGCTTCGGCTGGCACCGGGCAG agatcctgggggccctgctgtcCGTGCTGTCCATCTGGGTGGTGACGGGCGTCCTGGTGTACCTGGCGGCCCAGCGCCTGCTCTCGGGCGACTACGACATCGAGGGCGAAGCCATGCTGGTCACCTCGGCCTGCGCCGTGGCCGTCAACGTGGT GATGGGGCTGGCCCTGCACCAGACGGGCCACGGGCACAGCCACGGGGGCGAGCAGCCCAATGCCAGCGTGCGCGCCGCCTTCGTCCACGTCGTCGGGGACCTGCTGCAGAGCGTCGGCGTCCTCGTCGCCTCCTACGTCATCTTCTtcaag CCCGAGTACAAATACGTGGATCCCATCTGCACCTTCCTCTTCTccgtgctggtgctggggacGACGCTGAGCATCCTGCGCGACGTGCTGCTCGTGCTGATGGAGG ACGAGGACGCCAGCGCCCAGGAGGTGCTGGAGGAAGCCAGCGCCCGGCTGCAGGGCGCCTTCGGCTTCCACACCACCACCATCCAGATCGAGAGCTACTCCGAGGACATGCGCGACTGCCGGGAATGCCAGACCCCCCGCGACTGA
- the EXTL1 gene encoding exostosin-like 1 isoform X1, translated as MQTRKKYIFLTFLASWLLLFFFGGDQLRRFAFFSSKKAETLRNWPRWADRSLLKSFADAEELEGDGDPPLQSPKARRAARLSVYKKSRCRMETCFDFSRCEKHGFKVFVYPWEKGDPMSDAYLKILTSIEKSRYYTPNPEEACLFVLNIDTLDRDHLSAQYVRNINEKIRGFPLWNDGRNHLIFNLYSGTWPNYTEDLGFDIGQAILAKASFYTESFRPGFDVSIPLFSKDHPQKGGERGWLYQSSVPPKKKYLLVFKGKRYLTGIGSSTRNALHHIHNGKDIISLTTCKHGKDWEKHKDARCDKDNVDYEKFDYQELLRNSTFCIIPRGRRLGSFRFLEALQAACVPVLLSDGWELPFSEAIDWGKAAVVGSERLLLQIPSAVRCIRPERVLAFQQQTQFLWDAYFSSVDKIVHTTLEIIKDRLLPHRSRARFFWNALPGGLLALPDFSTRGGDFPFYYLRQGSSPSDKFTALIRAVSPVLSLSQPVLRLIQAVSGSQYCAQILVLWSCEKPPPPRGKWPQTAVPLTVIHGRTKLSDRFFPYAAIQTDAVLSLDEHSSLSTSEVDFAFVVWRSFPERIVGFPVRSHSWDAGQQRWGFASEWTNEFSIVLTAAAFYHRYYHSLFTDYLPAGLRDLVDRLAACEDVLMNFLVAAVTKLPPIKVTQRKQHKEPGDQQVGRGEGGTRVPASPSVPGERQPPSGRRVPERSCSLPRSPAPVKDTAASAGARRFSQRQDCLNQLVDWFGYMPLVSSQLRLDPVLFKDQVSILRKKYRHLEKP; from the exons ATGCAGACCAGgaagaaatacattttcctgACTTTCCTTGCCTCTtggcttctgcttttcttcttcggAGGGGACCAGCTGCGACGCTTCGCCTTCTTTTCCAGCAAGAAAGCCGAGACGCTGAGGAACTGGCCCCGCTGGGCAGATCGGTCCCTCCTCAAAAGCTTTGCAGATGCCGAGGAACTTGAGGGCGATGGAGACCCCCCGCTGCAATCGCCCAAagcccggcgggcggcgcggctcaGCGTCTACAAGAAGAGCAGGTGCCGCATGGAAACCTGCTTCGACTTTTCCAGGTGCGAGAAACACGGCTTCAAAGTCTTCGTCTACCCCTGGGAAAAGGGTGACCCCATGTCGGATGCTTACCTCAAAATCCTCACGTCCATCGAGAAGTCTCGCTACTACACCCCCAACCCCGAAGAAGCTTGCCTCTTCGTCCTCAACATCGACACGCTGGACCGCGACCACCTCTCTGCCCAGTACGTCCGCAACATCAACGAGAAAATCCGAGGCTTTCCTCTCTGGAACGATGGACGTAACCATCTGATATTCAACCTTTACTCGGGCACCTGGCCAAATTACACAGAGGACCTGGGCTTTGACATCGGGCAGGCAATCCTGGCCAAAGCCAGTTTCTACACGGAGAGCTTCAGGCCCGGCTTTGACGTCTCCATCCCTCTCTTCTCGAAGGATCACCCGCAGAAAGGGGGCGAGCGAGGCTGGCTGTACCAGAGCTCGGTGCCTCCAAAGAAAAAATACCTGTTGGTCTTCAAAGGGAAGAGGTATCTCACGGGCATTGGCTCCAGCACCAGGAACGCTTTGCACCACATTCACAACGGCAAGGACATCATCTCGCTCACCACGTGCAAGCACGGCAAAGACTGGGAGAAGCACAAGGACGCGCGCTGCGACAAGGATAACGTCGACTACGAAAA GTTCGACTACCAGGAGCTGCTGCGCAACTCCACTTTCTGCATCATCCCCCGGGGCCGGCGCTTGGGATCCTTCCGCTTCCTGGAGGCGCTGCAG GCCGCCTGCGTGCCCGTGCTGCTGAGCGACGGCTGGGAGCTGCCCTTCTCCGAGGCCATCGACTGGGGCAAAGCCGCCGTCGTGGGCAGCGAGAGGCTGCTCCTGCAG ATCCCCTCCGCCGTGCGCTGCATCCGCCCGGAGCGCGTCCTGGCCTTCCAGCAGCAGACCCAGTTCCTCTGGGACGCGTACTTCTCCTCCGTCGACAAGATCGTGCACACCACGCTGGAG ATCATCAAGGACCGGCTCCTCCCGCACCGCTCTCGCGCCCGGTTTTTCTGGAACGCGCTGCCCGGGGGGCTCCTGGCGCTGCCCGACTTCTCCACGCGCGGCGGCGACTTCCCCTTCTACTACCTGCGGCAGG GCTCCAGCCCTTCCGACAAGTTCACGGCTCTCATCCGGGCCGTCTCCCCCGTGCTCTCCCTCTCCCAGCCCGTCCTCAGGCTCATTCAGGCCGTCTCCGGATCCCAGTACTGCGCCCAG ATCCTGGTGCTGTGGAGCTGCGagaagccgccgccgccccgtggGAAATGGCCCCAGACCGCAGTGCCTTTGACTGTCATCCACGGCAGGACGAAA CTCAGCGACCGCTTCTTCCCCTACGCGGCCATCCAGACGGACGCGGTGCTGAGCCTGGATGAGCACAGCAGCCTCTCGACCAGCGAG GTCGACTTTGCCTTCGTGGTGTGGCGCAGCTTCCCCGAGCGCATCGTGGGCTTCCCCGTGCGGAGCCACTCCTGGGACGCCGGGCAGCAGCGCTGGGGCTTCGCCTCCGAGTGGACCAACGAGTTCTCCATCGTCCTCACCGCCGCCGCCTTCTACCACAG GTATTATCACAGCCTCTTCACCGACTACCTGCCGGCGGGGCTGCGGGACCTCGTGGACCGCCTGGCCGCCTGCGAGGACGTTCTCATGAACTTCCTGGTGGCCGCCGTCACCAAGCTGCCGCCCATCAAGGTGACCCAGCGGAAGCAGCACAAGGAGCCCGGGGACCAGCAGGTAGGACGCGGGGAGGGTGGGACGCGCGTGCCGGCGTCCCCCTCCGTCCCCGGCGAGCGTCAGCCCCCGTCCGGACGGCGCGTCCCCGAGCGGAGCTGCTCACTCCCGCGCTCTCCTGCCCCGGTGAAGGACACGGCCGCCTCCGCCGGCGCCCGGCGCTTCTCCCAGCGGCAGGACTGCCTCAACCAGCTGGTGGACTGGTTCGGGTACATGCCCCTGGTGTCCTCCCAGCTCCGCCTCGACCCCGTGCTCTTCAAGGACCAAGTTTCCATCCTGCGCAAGAAATACCGGCACTTGGAGAAGCCCTAG